In Doryrhamphus excisus isolate RoL2022-K1 chromosome 21, RoL_Dexc_1.0, whole genome shotgun sequence, a single genomic region encodes these proteins:
- the rnpc3 gene encoding RNA-binding region-containing protein 3 isoform X1, with amino-acid sequence MDTSEDPVKKSGSKTLLVRHLPAELTEDEKEDLLKYFGAESVRVFSNFGRMKHAAFAAFRSEKAAEKALTRLHQLEILNRKLIVEFARGQDNITVLKDPPVTDSSKKFDKEAKTKRETKQPNVPLIETGVAPSLGLKYHPNPTLRYLYPPPSNIVLTNITHTLMCVPKFYVQVLHLMNKMNLPCPFGPVTPRPPLFETLPAAPPIPMPPPFPPDLPPTPAEEMGTSGDEESEYESGDDEDKERIARLMGLVNQPCKRPLRPKTSSKRKKPKIKDLLYVTKPDLQSAPVMQPSDVFEQPNPAGSKKIEFHISVPEVAARVEASTPGQTEAMVRPSETTESEAAINNGTDAVVGFGKIYPSTQTSQQSEEHSDEEQDLPSDVISRKELQKGRLSKDEIKRMSVFKNYEPGEPTCRLYVKNIAKQVEEKDLKYIYGRYIDPLSETERNMFDVLLMKEGRMKGQAFVGLPSEQSAEKALRETNGYVLCDKPLVVQFARSARPKQDAADAKKGSKQR; translated from the exons ATGGACACGTCTGAGGATCCGGTCAAGAAGAGCGGCAGCAAGACTCTACTGGTCCGACATCTACCGGCCGAGCTGACTGAGGATGAGAAGGAGGACCTGCTCAAGTATTTTGGAGCCGAGTCCGTCAGAGTGTTCTCCAACTTTGGCCGCATG AAACACGCAGCATTTGCGGCCTTTCGCAGTGAAAAAGCTGCAGAAAAG GCTCTCACCCGGCTCCATCAGTTGGAGATTCTCAATCGAAAGCTTATCGTGGAGTTTGCAAGAGGCCAAGATAATATCACCGTATTGAAGGATCCACCCGTAACGGACAG CAGTAAGAAGTTTGACAAGGAAGCAAAGACCAAACGGGAAACGAAGCAGCCAAATGTTCCTCTTATAGAGACAGGCGTCGCTCCAAGTCTTGG GCTGAAGTATCACCCAAATCCCACCTTGAGATATTTGTACCCACCTCCTTCCAATATTGTTCTGACAAATATCACACACACCCTCATGTGTGTGCCCAAGTTTTATGTTCAA GTTCTGCATTTGATGAACAAGATGAATTTACCGTGTCCGTTTGGACCGGTCACACCAAGACCCCCTTTG TTTGAGACTCTGCCTGCCGCCCCACCCATCCCCATGCCTCCTCCGTTCCCCCCTGACCTCCCACCTACACCCGCCGAAGAGATGGGCACGTCTGGGGATGAAGAATCCGAGTACGAGAGCGGAGACGATGAAGACAAGGAGAG GATTGCTCGCCTGATGGGCCTGGTCAACCAGCCATGCAAGAGACCCCTTAGACCAAAAACGTCTTCCAAGAGAAAAAAGCCCAAGATCAAGGATCTCCTCTACGTGACCAAACCTGACCTTCAAAG CGCTCCCGTCATGCAGCCATCAGACGTGTTTGAGCAGCCTAACCCAGCTGGATCCAAGAAAATAGAATTCCACATTTCAGTTCCAGAGGTGGCAGCCAGGGTGGAAGCAAGTACGCCTGGTCAGACGGAAGCCATGG TGCGCCCTTCAGAAACAACTGAGAGCGAGGCCGCCATCAACAACGGCACGGACGCTGTGGTCGGTTTCGGAAAGATCTACCCCAGCACTCAGACGTCCCAGCAGAGCGAGGAGCACAGCGACGAAGAGCAGGATCTCCCGTCTGATGTCATCTCAAGAAAAGAACTCCAGAAAGGACGCCTGTCGAAAGACG AGATAAAAAGGATGTCTGTGTTTAAGAATTACGAGCCGGGTGAGCCGACCTGCAGGCTGTATGTGAAGAACATCGCCAAGCAAGTGGAAGAGAAA GACCTAAAGTACATCTACGGGAGATACATCGATCCCTTGTCTGAAACCGAGCGAAATAT GTTCGACGTGTTGCTAATGAAGGAGGGCCGCATGAAAGGGCAGGCCTTTGTCGGACTTCCCAGCGAGCAGAGTGCCGAGAAAGCCCTGCGGGAAACCAACGGCTACGTTCTCTGCGACAAACCCCTCGTGGtt CAATTTGCTCGATCCGCCAGGCCAAAGCAAGACGCCGCAGACGCCAAGAAAGGATCAAAGCAGCGCTAA
- the rnpc3 gene encoding RNA-binding region-containing protein 3 isoform X2, producing the protein MDTSEDPVKKSGSKTLLVRHLPAELTEDEKEDLLKYFGAESVRVFSNFGRMKHAAFAAFRSEKAAEKALTRLHQLEILNRKLIVEFARGQDNITVLKDPPVTDSKKFDKEAKTKRETKQPNVPLIETGVAPSLGLKYHPNPTLRYLYPPPSNIVLTNITHTLMCVPKFYVQVLHLMNKMNLPCPFGPVTPRPPLFETLPAAPPIPMPPPFPPDLPPTPAEEMGTSGDEESEYESGDDEDKERIARLMGLVNQPCKRPLRPKTSSKRKKPKIKDLLYVTKPDLQSAPVMQPSDVFEQPNPAGSKKIEFHISVPEVAARVEASTPGQTEAMVRPSETTESEAAINNGTDAVVGFGKIYPSTQTSQQSEEHSDEEQDLPSDVISRKELQKGRLSKDEIKRMSVFKNYEPGEPTCRLYVKNIAKQVEEKDLKYIYGRYIDPLSETERNMFDVLLMKEGRMKGQAFVGLPSEQSAEKALRETNGYVLCDKPLVVQFARSARPKQDAADAKKGSKQR; encoded by the exons ATGGACACGTCTGAGGATCCGGTCAAGAAGAGCGGCAGCAAGACTCTACTGGTCCGACATCTACCGGCCGAGCTGACTGAGGATGAGAAGGAGGACCTGCTCAAGTATTTTGGAGCCGAGTCCGTCAGAGTGTTCTCCAACTTTGGCCGCATG AAACACGCAGCATTTGCGGCCTTTCGCAGTGAAAAAGCTGCAGAAAAG GCTCTCACCCGGCTCCATCAGTTGGAGATTCTCAATCGAAAGCTTATCGTGGAGTTTGCAAGAGGCCAAGATAATATCACCGTATTGAAGGATCCACCCGTAACGGACAG TAAGAAGTTTGACAAGGAAGCAAAGACCAAACGGGAAACGAAGCAGCCAAATGTTCCTCTTATAGAGACAGGCGTCGCTCCAAGTCTTGG GCTGAAGTATCACCCAAATCCCACCTTGAGATATTTGTACCCACCTCCTTCCAATATTGTTCTGACAAATATCACACACACCCTCATGTGTGTGCCCAAGTTTTATGTTCAA GTTCTGCATTTGATGAACAAGATGAATTTACCGTGTCCGTTTGGACCGGTCACACCAAGACCCCCTTTG TTTGAGACTCTGCCTGCCGCCCCACCCATCCCCATGCCTCCTCCGTTCCCCCCTGACCTCCCACCTACACCCGCCGAAGAGATGGGCACGTCTGGGGATGAAGAATCCGAGTACGAGAGCGGAGACGATGAAGACAAGGAGAG GATTGCTCGCCTGATGGGCCTGGTCAACCAGCCATGCAAGAGACCCCTTAGACCAAAAACGTCTTCCAAGAGAAAAAAGCCCAAGATCAAGGATCTCCTCTACGTGACCAAACCTGACCTTCAAAG CGCTCCCGTCATGCAGCCATCAGACGTGTTTGAGCAGCCTAACCCAGCTGGATCCAAGAAAATAGAATTCCACATTTCAGTTCCAGAGGTGGCAGCCAGGGTGGAAGCAAGTACGCCTGGTCAGACGGAAGCCATGG TGCGCCCTTCAGAAACAACTGAGAGCGAGGCCGCCATCAACAACGGCACGGACGCTGTGGTCGGTTTCGGAAAGATCTACCCCAGCACTCAGACGTCCCAGCAGAGCGAGGAGCACAGCGACGAAGAGCAGGATCTCCCGTCTGATGTCATCTCAAGAAAAGAACTCCAGAAAGGACGCCTGTCGAAAGACG AGATAAAAAGGATGTCTGTGTTTAAGAATTACGAGCCGGGTGAGCCGACCTGCAGGCTGTATGTGAAGAACATCGCCAAGCAAGTGGAAGAGAAA GACCTAAAGTACATCTACGGGAGATACATCGATCCCTTGTCTGAAACCGAGCGAAATAT GTTCGACGTGTTGCTAATGAAGGAGGGCCGCATGAAAGGGCAGGCCTTTGTCGGACTTCCCAGCGAGCAGAGTGCCGAGAAAGCCCTGCGGGAAACCAACGGCTACGTTCTCTGCGACAAACCCCTCGTGGtt CAATTTGCTCGATCCGCCAGGCCAAAGCAAGACGCCGCAGACGCCAAGAAAGGATCAAAGCAGCGCTAA
- the rnpc3 gene encoding RNA-binding region-containing protein 3 isoform X3, giving the protein MDTSEDPVKKSGSKTLLVRHLPAELTEDEKEDLLKYFGAESVRVFSNFGRMKHAAFAAFRSEKAAEKALTRLHQLEILNRKLIVEFARGQDNITVLKDPPVTDSSKKFDKEAKTKRETKQPNVPLIETGVAPSLGLKYHPNPTLRYLYPPPSNIVLTNITHTLMCVPKFYVQVLHLMNKMNLPCPFGPVTPRPPLFETLPAAPPIPMPPPFPPDLPPTPAEEMGTSGDEESEYESGDDEDKERIARLMGLVNQPCKRPLRPKTSSKRKKPKIKDLLYVTKPDLQSAPVMQPSDVFEQPNPAGSKKIEFHISVPEVAARVEASTPGQTEAMETTESEAAINNGTDAVVGFGKIYPSTQTSQQSEEHSDEEQDLPSDVISRKELQKGRLSKDEIKRMSVFKNYEPGEPTCRLYVKNIAKQVEEKDLKYIYGRYIDPLSETERNMFDVLLMKEGRMKGQAFVGLPSEQSAEKALRETNGYVLCDKPLVVQFARSARPKQDAADAKKGSKQR; this is encoded by the exons ATGGACACGTCTGAGGATCCGGTCAAGAAGAGCGGCAGCAAGACTCTACTGGTCCGACATCTACCGGCCGAGCTGACTGAGGATGAGAAGGAGGACCTGCTCAAGTATTTTGGAGCCGAGTCCGTCAGAGTGTTCTCCAACTTTGGCCGCATG AAACACGCAGCATTTGCGGCCTTTCGCAGTGAAAAAGCTGCAGAAAAG GCTCTCACCCGGCTCCATCAGTTGGAGATTCTCAATCGAAAGCTTATCGTGGAGTTTGCAAGAGGCCAAGATAATATCACCGTATTGAAGGATCCACCCGTAACGGACAG CAGTAAGAAGTTTGACAAGGAAGCAAAGACCAAACGGGAAACGAAGCAGCCAAATGTTCCTCTTATAGAGACAGGCGTCGCTCCAAGTCTTGG GCTGAAGTATCACCCAAATCCCACCTTGAGATATTTGTACCCACCTCCTTCCAATATTGTTCTGACAAATATCACACACACCCTCATGTGTGTGCCCAAGTTTTATGTTCAA GTTCTGCATTTGATGAACAAGATGAATTTACCGTGTCCGTTTGGACCGGTCACACCAAGACCCCCTTTG TTTGAGACTCTGCCTGCCGCCCCACCCATCCCCATGCCTCCTCCGTTCCCCCCTGACCTCCCACCTACACCCGCCGAAGAGATGGGCACGTCTGGGGATGAAGAATCCGAGTACGAGAGCGGAGACGATGAAGACAAGGAGAG GATTGCTCGCCTGATGGGCCTGGTCAACCAGCCATGCAAGAGACCCCTTAGACCAAAAACGTCTTCCAAGAGAAAAAAGCCCAAGATCAAGGATCTCCTCTACGTGACCAAACCTGACCTTCAAAG CGCTCCCGTCATGCAGCCATCAGACGTGTTTGAGCAGCCTAACCCAGCTGGATCCAAGAAAATAGAATTCCACATTTCAGTTCCAGAGGTGGCAGCCAGGGTGGAAGCAAGTACGCCTGGTCAGACGGAAGCCATGG AAACAACTGAGAGCGAGGCCGCCATCAACAACGGCACGGACGCTGTGGTCGGTTTCGGAAAGATCTACCCCAGCACTCAGACGTCCCAGCAGAGCGAGGAGCACAGCGACGAAGAGCAGGATCTCCCGTCTGATGTCATCTCAAGAAAAGAACTCCAGAAAGGACGCCTGTCGAAAGACG AGATAAAAAGGATGTCTGTGTTTAAGAATTACGAGCCGGGTGAGCCGACCTGCAGGCTGTATGTGAAGAACATCGCCAAGCAAGTGGAAGAGAAA GACCTAAAGTACATCTACGGGAGATACATCGATCCCTTGTCTGAAACCGAGCGAAATAT GTTCGACGTGTTGCTAATGAAGGAGGGCCGCATGAAAGGGCAGGCCTTTGTCGGACTTCCCAGCGAGCAGAGTGCCGAGAAAGCCCTGCGGGAAACCAACGGCTACGTTCTCTGCGACAAACCCCTCGTGGtt CAATTTGCTCGATCCGCCAGGCCAAAGCAAGACGCCGCAGACGCCAAGAAAGGATCAAAGCAGCGCTAA